In Chryseobacterium gotjawalense, the following are encoded in one genomic region:
- a CDS encoding MFS transporter, producing MENKLPNSLLYLLSISAGLVVANLYYNQPLLHDIASSFKVSDSEASNVALSTQIGYALGLLFIIPLGDKVSNLKIIRLNFLILVLSLLGAAFSKSLFLLIFSSFLIGFTSTLPQLFVPMVAHLSNDEGRGRAIGIVMSGLLIGILGSRVLSGLVGEYFGWRTVFYGAATLMTLLFFLLNVKLPIIQPKFGESYLKLMKSLWFYLKTEPTLRLATLRGALAFGSLSAFWTTFVFLMEDSFGYGSAVAGGFGLFGIAGALGATVVGKLNSRVKKSNLIIAGAILIIVSWLIFLISPHSIIGLIIGVVLIDLGVQSVHITNQNIVFSKNTEARNRVNTIYMVGFFIGGAAGTSFGSLAWTYFGWTGVSAVGLSFSGIILCVQLLTNKRII from the coding sequence ATGGAAAACAAATTACCCAATTCCCTTCTTTATCTTTTGAGTATTTCGGCCGGTTTGGTCGTGGCCAATTTATATTATAATCAACCTTTGCTGCATGATATTGCTTCAAGTTTTAAAGTAAGTGATTCAGAGGCCAGTAATGTCGCGCTGTCTACCCAAATCGGTTATGCGCTTGGGTTGCTGTTTATTATTCCGTTGGGTGATAAAGTCAGTAATCTGAAAATCATCAGACTCAATTTTTTAATTTTGGTGCTTTCTTTATTGGGAGCAGCGTTTTCAAAATCTTTATTCTTATTAATATTCAGCAGTTTTTTAATCGGCTTTACGTCTACGCTTCCGCAGCTGTTTGTACCGATGGTTGCTCATTTAAGCAATGATGAAGGTCGTGGAAGAGCAATAGGAATCGTGATGAGTGGATTGCTCATCGGGATTTTGGGAAGTCGTGTCCTGAGCGGTTTGGTTGGTGAATATTTCGGTTGGCGAACGGTATTTTACGGCGCTGCGACATTGATGACTTTGCTGTTCTTTTTGTTAAATGTCAAACTTCCGATCATTCAGCCGAAATTTGGCGAGAGTTATTTGAAATTGATGAAGTCGCTTTGGTTTTATTTAAAAACCGAACCTACTTTGCGGTTGGCAACTTTGCGTGGCGCCTTGGCATTCGGTAGTTTAAGTGCTTTCTGGACGACCTTTGTATTCCTGATGGAGGATTCTTTCGGTTACGGAAGCGCGGTCGCCGGAGGATTTGGTTTGTTCGGGATTGCAGGTGCGCTGGGAGCAACCGTGGTTGGGAAACTAAACAGCCGCGTTAAGAAAAGCAATCTTATTATCGCAGGAGCCATTTTAATTATTGTTTCCTGGTTGATATTTTTAATTTCCCCACATTCAATTATCGGATTAATTATCGGCGTTGTTTTAATTGATTTGGGAGTACAGAGCGTTCACATTACCAATCAGAATATTGTTTTTTCAAAAAACACAGAAGCTAGAAACCGAGTCAATACGATTTACATGGTCGGCTTTTTCATCGGCGGTGCTGCCGGAACGAGTTTCGGGTCGCTCGCCTGGACTTATTTTGGCTGGACAGGCGTTTCCGCAGTAGGACTGTCATTCTCGGGAATTATTTTATGCGTTCAATTGTTGACCAATAAAAGAATAATATAA
- a CDS encoding AEC family transporter, whose protein sequence is MSNLILLFLCLFLGFFLRKTKLFPENGHLALNAFVINISLSALSLYFIPKIVLNFQVVFPVMVPWLNIVLAFLFFSFLGRKMKWPKTLIGALILCAGFGNTSFVGIPVIQSLYGESGLKTVMLVDQPGSFVALSTLGIIFANFYSGGKSSFSDILKKILKFPPFIAFSAAVFLNLVNIEVPFFIDDVFAKLGATTVPLALVSLGSQLQWQKLDRDAKPLFWGLLFKLILFPALIFVLYFFIFNQRGEIIEIAFLESAMAPMITAAIMASTHKLEPKLCNLMVGIGIPLSLLTLTFWYIILKMSGLLVI, encoded by the coding sequence TTGTCTAATCTGATTTTACTGTTCCTCTGTTTATTCCTTGGATTTTTCCTGAGAAAAACAAAACTGTTCCCAGAAAACGGGCATCTGGCGCTGAACGCTTTCGTCATCAACATTTCTTTGTCAGCGTTATCTCTTTATTTTATTCCAAAGATTGTCCTGAACTTTCAGGTGGTATTTCCGGTAATGGTTCCGTGGCTGAATATTGTATTGGCTTTCCTCTTTTTCAGTTTCCTGGGCCGAAAAATGAAATGGCCGAAAACACTGATCGGTGCATTAATTCTGTGTGCCGGTTTTGGAAATACTTCTTTTGTAGGAATCCCCGTAATTCAGTCGCTGTATGGTGAAAGTGGTTTGAAAACAGTGATGCTCGTGGACCAACCGGGTTCTTTTGTGGCACTTTCAACACTGGGAATTATTTTCGCTAATTTTTATTCAGGTGGAAAAAGTTCCTTCTCCGACATTCTGAAAAAGATTTTAAAATTCCCACCATTTATTGCATTCTCGGCAGCTGTTTTTTTAAACTTAGTAAATATTGAAGTTCCGTTTTTCATTGACGATGTTTTTGCAAAACTCGGCGCAACCACCGTACCGCTGGCTTTGGTTTCGTTGGGTAGCCAACTGCAATGGCAGAAGTTAGACCGCGATGCAAAACCACTGTTTTGGGGACTTTTGTTTAAACTGATCTTATTTCCAGCGCTAATTTTCGTCCTGTATTTTTTCATCTTCAACCAAAGAGGAGAAATCATTGAAATTGCTTTTTTAGAATCTGCCATGGCTCCCATGATTACTGCGGCCATCATGGCATCAACCCACAAGTTAGAGCCCAAACTCTGTAATTTAATGGTGGGCATCGGCATTCCGTTATCACTGCTCACGCTCACCTTTTGGTATATTATCTTAAAAATGTCCGGTTTATTGGTGATTTGA
- a CDS encoding DUF302 domain-containing protein has protein sequence MNYYFSKSLVNITFDEAVQKVTDSLMEEGFGILTEIDIKATLKKKLDVDFYNYKILGACNPPYAYKALLAEDKIGTMLPCNVIVQEKETGHVEVSAVDPGASMQAVENKDLQSIANEISAKLQKVIKAL, from the coding sequence ATGAATTACTATTTCTCAAAATCACTCGTGAATATAACCTTTGATGAAGCTGTTCAAAAAGTAACGGATTCATTAATGGAGGAAGGCTTTGGAATATTGACAGAAATAGACATTAAAGCTACCCTAAAGAAAAAGCTGGATGTAGATTTTTATAATTACAAAATCCTTGGTGCATGCAATCCGCCTTATGCCTACAAAGCTTTATTGGCAGAAGATAAAATTGGTACAATGTTGCCTTGCAATGTAATTGTGCAGGAAAAAGAAACCGGACACGTTGAGGTTTCTGCAGTAGATCCTGGCGCATCTATGCAAGCGGTAGAAAACAAAGATTTGCAATCTATTGCGAATGAGATAAGTGCCAAATTACAAAAAGTAATTAAAGCTTTATAG
- a CDS encoding T9SS type A sorting domain-containing protein, with product MKKFYSFFAAVIFAATINAQGAETFETQKVLTATYSNGTFAGETAGVTVNYFDSRNEGLGTTDDYSISGKGIILRGADQPSSVEFVIPNGVGFFSFNYRKAFIAGAFDRVVAVFVDGVQKSSVAPFGPAGADSTLGTLSTIVNKSGPVTVKISFPAGTSAGDKQVTIDNVSWTAAPILAVGDINTTKVNLVKNTVVGETVMFTAKANVQILNMTGQVVKTASVNESTSLDVTALAKGIYIVTANVHGKAVAQKIIKK from the coding sequence ATGAAAAAATTCTATTCTTTTTTTGCAGCTGTAATATTTGCAGCTACTATAAATGCACAAGGTGCAGAAACTTTTGAAACCCAAAAAGTATTGACGGCAACATATTCAAACGGAACTTTTGCCGGAGAAACCGCAGGCGTAACTGTTAATTATTTTGATTCAAGAAATGAAGGTTTGGGAACAACGGATGATTATTCAATTTCTGGAAAAGGTATTATATTAAGAGGAGCTGATCAACCAAGTTCTGTAGAATTCGTTATTCCAAATGGAGTAGGTTTTTTTTCTTTTAATTACAGAAAAGCATTTATAGCTGGTGCATTCGATCGAGTTGTAGCAGTATTTGTAGATGGGGTACAAAAATCATCTGTTGCGCCATTCGGTCCTGCCGGTGCAGATTCGACCCTTGGTACATTGAGTACTATCGTTAATAAATCAGGTCCAGTAACAGTGAAAATTAGTTTTCCCGCAGGTACATCAGCTGGTGACAAACAGGTTACTATTGATAACGTTTCATGGACTGCTGCTCCGATACTAGCTGTTGGGGACATTAACACAACTAAAGTAAATCTGGTTAAAAATACAGTGGTTGGTGAAACGGTGATGTTCACCGCCAAAGCAAATGTGCAAATCTTAAACATGACCGGTCAGGTTGTGAAAACCGCATCTGTTAATGAAAGCACTTCTTTGGATGTTACAGCATTAGCAAAAGGGATTTATATAGTAACTGCAAACGTACACGGAAAGGCTGTTGCTCAGAAAATTATCAAAAAGTAA
- a CDS encoding DsbA family oxidoreductase, protein MKVDIWSDIRCPFCYVGKKNFEKALEQFPEKEKIEVTWHSFQLDPHLKTQPDIDSLEYFSESKGVSAAQAKEMHNHVYKAGKAAGIDFNFDHQKVANSYRAHLLLQLAATKNLANEAEEALFKAQLIEGKNIDDEATLIEIGKYVSLEENEIKEALLSDDFGMEVTRDMMLAQQMGISGVPFFVINDKYGVSGAQPPAAFTEVLENSWKEFSAGDKGLQIIYGGESCDIDGNCD, encoded by the coding sequence ATGAAAGTAGATATTTGGAGCGACATTCGTTGCCCGTTCTGTTATGTTGGAAAGAAGAATTTCGAAAAAGCTCTGGAACAGTTTCCTGAAAAGGAAAAAATTGAAGTGACATGGCATAGTTTTCAGCTTGATCCACACTTAAAAACACAACCAGACATCGATTCTTTGGAATACTTCTCAGAATCGAAAGGAGTTTCTGCAGCACAGGCGAAAGAAATGCATAATCACGTTTACAAAGCTGGAAAAGCAGCAGGAATTGATTTTAATTTTGATCATCAAAAAGTTGCGAATTCATACCGGGCACATCTTTTGTTGCAACTGGCTGCGACAAAAAATTTGGCAAATGAAGCCGAAGAAGCTTTATTTAAAGCCCAGTTAATCGAAGGTAAAAACATCGATGATGAAGCGACTTTAATAGAAATCGGAAAGTATGTTTCTTTAGAAGAAAACGAAATCAAAGAAGCACTTCTTTCTGATGATTTCGGGATGGAGGTAACCCGCGATATGATGTTGGCCCAGCAAATGGGAATCAGTGGTGTTCCGTTTTTTGTGATTAATGATAAGTATGGAGTTTCTGGTGCACAGCCTCCCGCAGCATTTACAGAGGTTTTGGAAAACTCATGGAAAGAGTTTTCTGCAGGTGATAAAGGTTTGCAAATCATTTATGGTGGCGAAAGTTGTGATATTGATGGAAATTGTGACTAA
- a CDS encoding DUF4846 domain-containing protein, which yields MYPLKRFGLLLLLISFQNISSQVIETTIPLVIDETKSSIRTRFVPPKGFYWAKEQPGSFSEFLNDFPLHPPNFPVRDFTGALIGQQQHHIALLKINVGDKNLQQCADAWIRLYAEYLWINQKFDDIGFEFTSTQFFPWNDFKNGVRTKEFNKKVRFVNTGKADDSYESFQKYLEVIFRYAGTISLDRESIPIKNNAAIRTGDFLIKPGSPGHLVIIVGVARNASGKKLYLLAESFMPAQDIHILVNHRNPQLSPWYELDVDTAETATAKYIFKPSSIKRFHALR from the coding sequence ATGTACCCATTGAAACGGTTTGGATTATTATTGCTCTTAATTTCATTTCAAAATATTTCTTCCCAAGTAATTGAGACGACGATACCATTGGTCATCGACGAAACCAAATCTTCAATCCGGACCCGTTTTGTGCCGCCAAAAGGTTTTTACTGGGCCAAGGAGCAGCCCGGAAGTTTCAGCGAATTCCTGAATGATTTCCCGCTTCATCCCCCGAATTTCCCGGTGAGAGATTTTACTGGAGCTTTGATTGGGCAACAGCAACATCATATCGCGCTGCTGAAAATTAATGTGGGTGATAAAAATCTACAACAATGCGCAGATGCCTGGATTCGGTTGTATGCCGAATATTTATGGATCAATCAAAAGTTTGATGATATCGGATTCGAATTTACGAGCACCCAGTTTTTCCCGTGGAACGATTTTAAAAATGGAGTCCGAACTAAAGAATTCAATAAAAAAGTACGTTTTGTAAACACCGGCAAAGCTGATGATTCTTATGAAAGCTTCCAGAAATATTTAGAAGTTATTTTCAGATATGCGGGAACGATTTCTTTGGATCGCGAGTCAATTCCTATTAAAAATAATGCAGCCATCAGAACGGGAGATTTTCTGATCAAACCCGGAAGTCCCGGTCATTTGGTTATTATTGTGGGCGTGGCCAGAAATGCATCAGGCAAAAAACTGTATTTACTGGCCGAAAGTTTTATGCCGGCGCAGGATATTCATATCCTGGTGAATCACAGAAATCCGCAGCTTTCCCCATGGTATGAACTGGATGTTGACACAGCGGAAACCGCTACGGCCAAATATATTTTTAAACCGAGCTCAATTAAACGGTTTCACGCTTTACGTTAA
- a CDS encoding T9SS type A sorting domain-containing protein produces MKKIFTILGVAVITSITAQTVLTQWNFDSSPSPVSTSVGIGAAILIGGVVENIQTGTSSCNCSYVAGNPSTGKSYTTKAYPAQSTASGTAGIQFSVNTVGISTVAMSIEIYGSNTASKFVQVQYTTDGSSWTNVTAMPTSLAPSAWSTVSANLPETASNNPNFAFRVVAVFDPSNNTTYSAIGTSSNYGAAGAIRFDNVNVYSSSLAVLDFNGIKVNLIKNTNVRDVIVFGAKANVQIINVNGQVVKTASVAENTSLDVSSLAKGVYIISAEVNGQKVSQKIIKN; encoded by the coding sequence ATGAAAAAAATCTTTACTATTTTAGGTGTAGCAGTAATTACAAGTATTACGGCCCAAACGGTTCTAACTCAATGGAATTTTGACTCAAGTCCCAGTCCTGTTAGTACAAGTGTAGGAATCGGAGCAGCTATCTTAATAGGTGGTGTTGTCGAGAATATTCAAACAGGAACCTCCTCCTGCAATTGTTCATACGTCGCTGGGAACCCAAGTACAGGAAAATCTTATACAACGAAAGCTTATCCTGCTCAATCTACTGCATCCGGAACAGCAGGGATTCAGTTTTCGGTAAATACTGTAGGCATATCAACTGTTGCAATGTCAATCGAAATTTACGGATCTAATACTGCATCTAAATTTGTTCAAGTGCAATATACAACAGATGGTTCTTCTTGGACAAATGTAACAGCAATGCCGACTTCACTTGCTCCAAGTGCATGGTCAACAGTATCTGCTAATCTACCTGAGACTGCTAGTAATAATCCTAATTTTGCTTTTAGAGTAGTGGCTGTGTTTGACCCTTCAAATAATACTACTTATTCTGCAATTGGTACTTCGTCAAACTATGGTGCAGCCGGAGCAATAAGATTTGATAATGTTAATGTATATAGCAGTTCATTAGCGGTGCTTGACTTTAATGGAATAAAAGTTAATTTAATTAAAAATACCAATGTACGCGATGTAATCGTATTTGGAGCTAAAGCAAATGTGCAAATCATTAATGTTAACGGGCAAGTTGTAAAAACCGCTTCTGTTGCGGAAAATACTTCTTTAGATGTTTCTTCTTTAGCTAAAGGAGTGTATATTATTTCTGCCGAAGTAAACGGTCAAAAAGTTTCTCAGAAAATTATCAAGAACTAA
- a CDS encoding aminopeptidase — MKRYSSALVFLLVYVGISAQQDTISIAAKITENSNQILVNQEIIYYNNTTLPLKKIKLLNWISAYKNRNTPLLSRTIQDRKNEMYFAKPQELGDTTELQIKIGSSDWAYISGDDENIFFPLSQELKPGERVKIALKYNLHVPDQKFTGYGTGDQKFSLKYFFIVPDYFEDENQKPKYYLNIEENQSPGNYWNIKFELPESYFAKSNLVQIQPNSFEGKLNKDPEFIISKEKTDQIITQVDGEKIEIGFGYLLTKTEKQNLEFYLPLQLHFIKNKTGKLPAKIFISEKFKKDEDFTGIDDLKFWKFHYKLFKDTEQTDLNYFSILTKAIIQRTVVFDKSHDHWLMNGLKTYLEIQYIDRYYKNRKLLGDLPDQLKFFGMQPLKLMRMSKLELSERYGLAYQYIVTQNLDQKISEPFEKLSNFNATTISHFETGSLFSFIAEKMGQENFDDFLKDYLTQYSGKPVDQKVFLDELSLASGYSSDFLERFIQQKNRVNFKLKRFTKTGDNFQVKVAKNTKQTIPFKIETEEKSGKKETFWFDTDDSKETVTYNIPQSNAEKIIINDGYIFPEKNFRDNYLYTEGFFSNRKRIKLKVFKDIPDPEYNEIYVNPRLNFNVYDKILFGLNFKNASLFERKFQYSFTPFFSSGTGQLAGSGSVAYSFQPANSFYRSLDFGISASHFHYDYDLTYQKIAGFVGINFAKDPRSDIRRNIGFTYNYLEKDLNPNKTNQTEYGKYNLWNLGYGYSDRSLIHEKSYSANFQWMEDFQKISSEFSYRWEFAKDKKISMRFFGGYFISNHTKNNLFDYGISRVSNYAFSYGLLGQSATTGLFSQQLILAEGGFKSYLGTTANQWITSVNVDSHIWRWFNVYADAGVYKNRLRDAQFIWDSGVKVKVIPDFLEVYFPIQSSLGFEPGFKDYGQRIRFTLVLNFNAITSYFRRGWF; from the coding sequence ATGAAAAGATATTCTTCTGCCCTCGTATTCCTGTTAGTTTATGTTGGAATTTCTGCACAGCAGGATACCATCAGCATTGCTGCAAAAATAACTGAAAACAGTAACCAGATTTTAGTTAATCAGGAAATAATTTACTACAATAACACGACATTACCTTTAAAAAAAATAAAACTGCTCAACTGGATTTCGGCTTATAAAAACAGAAATACGCCCCTTCTTTCCCGCACCATTCAGGACCGGAAAAACGAAATGTATTTCGCAAAACCGCAAGAGTTGGGCGACACAACAGAATTACAGATCAAAATAGGTTCCTCAGACTGGGCCTATATTTCCGGTGACGATGAAAATATCTTCTTCCCACTTTCTCAGGAATTAAAACCAGGTGAACGGGTGAAAATAGCTTTAAAATATAATCTTCATGTTCCTGATCAAAAATTTACGGGCTACGGAACCGGGGATCAAAAATTCTCTTTAAAATATTTTTTTATTGTTCCTGATTATTTCGAAGATGAAAATCAAAAACCCAAATATTATCTGAATATTGAGGAAAACCAAAGTCCCGGAAACTATTGGAACATTAAGTTTGAACTTCCAGAAAGTTATTTTGCCAAAAGTAATTTGGTACAGATTCAGCCCAATTCTTTTGAAGGAAAACTCAATAAAGATCCTGAATTTATAATTTCGAAAGAAAAAACTGACCAAATAATTACGCAAGTGGATGGTGAAAAAATCGAAATCGGTTTCGGCTATCTTTTAACAAAAACTGAAAAGCAGAATCTGGAGTTCTATCTTCCGTTGCAACTTCATTTCATTAAAAATAAAACAGGAAAGCTTCCGGCAAAAATTTTCATCAGCGAAAAGTTTAAAAAAGACGAAGATTTCACCGGAATCGATGACCTGAAATTCTGGAAATTCCATTACAAACTCTTTAAGGATACTGAACAGACCGACCTTAATTATTTCAGTATTTTAACAAAAGCGATTATTCAACGAACGGTTGTTTTTGATAAAAGCCATGACCACTGGCTGATGAACGGACTAAAGACTTATCTGGAAATTCAATATATCGATCGCTATTATAAAAACAGAAAACTTTTGGGAGATCTTCCGGATCAGCTGAAATTTTTCGGTATGCAACCTTTAAAACTGATGCGCATGTCGAAACTGGAACTCAGTGAAAGATATGGACTCGCCTACCAGTATATCGTGACGCAGAATCTGGATCAAAAAATCAGTGAGCCTTTTGAAAAATTAAGTAATTTCAACGCCACTACAATCAGTCATTTTGAAACAGGAAGTCTTTTTTCCTTTATCGCCGAAAAAATGGGTCAGGAGAATTTTGATGATTTTCTGAAGGATTATTTAACTCAATATTCGGGAAAACCGGTGGATCAAAAAGTGTTTTTAGATGAGCTTTCTTTAGCATCCGGCTACTCGTCTGATTTTTTAGAACGCTTTATCCAACAGAAAAACCGGGTGAATTTTAAGTTGAAACGTTTTACGAAAACTGGCGATAACTTTCAGGTTAAAGTCGCGAAAAACACCAAACAAACGATTCCTTTTAAAATCGAAACAGAAGAAAAATCAGGTAAAAAAGAGACTTTTTGGTTTGACACTGATGATTCGAAGGAAACGGTGACTTATAATATCCCACAATCGAATGCGGAGAAAATCATTATTAATGACGGTTATATTTTCCCTGAGAAAAATTTCCGCGATAATTATTTATACACCGAAGGTTTTTTCTCTAACAGAAAAAGGATTAAACTGAAAGTTTTCAAAGATATTCCTGATCCTGAATATAACGAGATTTATGTGAATCCCCGATTAAATTTCAATGTTTATGATAAGATTTTATTTGGTTTAAATTTTAAGAATGCTTCTTTATTTGAAAGGAAATTCCAATATTCCTTTACTCCATTTTTCAGTTCCGGCACTGGACAATTGGCTGGCTCCGGCAGCGTTGCATACTCATTTCAACCGGCAAACAGCTTTTACCGGAGTTTAGATTTTGGTATTTCTGCCTCGCATTTTCATTATGATTACGATTTAACGTACCAGAAAATTGCGGGATTTGTAGGCATTAATTTTGCCAAAGATCCCCGATCTGATATTCGGAGAAACATTGGTTTTACGTATAATTATTTAGAGAAAGATCTGAACCCGAATAAAACGAACCAAACCGAATACGGAAAATATAACTTATGGAATTTAGGATATGGTTATTCGGACCGCTCCCTAATTCACGAAAAATCTTACAGCGCCAATTTTCAGTGGATGGAAGATTTTCAGAAAATTTCCAGCGAGTTTTCTTACCGGTGGGAATTTGCAAAGGATAAAAAAATCAGTATGCGCTTTTTTGGGGGATATTTTATTTCTAACCATACCAAAAACAACCTCTTTGACTACGGTATTTCCAGGGTTTCTAATTATGCCTTTTCATATGGTTTATTGGGACAGAGTGCCACGACAGGATTATTTTCGCAGCAGTTAATATTAGCAGAAGGCGGATTCAAATCTTATCTGGGAACTACGGCAAACCAGTGGATCACGTCTGTGAATGTGGATTCTCATATATGGCGTTGGTTTAATGTGTATGCAGACGCAGGAGTGTATAAAAACCGACTGCGCGATGCACAGTTTATCTGGGATTCAGGAGTGAAAGTAAAAGTAATTCCTGATTTTCTGGAAGTATATTTCCCCATTCAAAGTTCGTTAGGATTCGAACCAGGCTTTAAAGATTACGGACAAAGAATTAGATTTACTCTGGTTTTAAACTTCAATGCGATTACCAGTTATTTTAGAAGAGGTTGGTTTTAG
- a CDS encoding GreA/GreB family elongation factor has translation MSRGFVKEDDQEEVPLVPPRADLPVGTENFVTQKGMDSLTEEREKLLHEQENLDSAQEKEYRISFNHINAKLQLLNERIASAKIIDVKKLPQDEVHFGAKVTFKNVENKATQLFQLVGVDEANIAKGKIAFITPLAKVLMHKKVGEQAILDLGSRKSTFEILKIEY, from the coding sequence ATGAGCAGAGGATTTGTAAAAGAAGATGACCAGGAAGAAGTTCCTTTGGTTCCGCCCAGAGCCGATTTACCGGTGGGAACTGAAAACTTCGTGACTCAAAAAGGAATGGATTCTTTAACGGAAGAACGTGAAAAATTACTGCACGAACAGGAAAACCTGGATTCTGCTCAGGAGAAAGAATACCGCATTTCTTTCAATCATATCAATGCAAAACTGCAGTTATTAAATGAAAGAATTGCCTCCGCAAAAATCATCGATGTCAAAAAACTTCCACAAGATGAAGTGCATTTTGGCGCAAAAGTCACTTTTAAAAATGTAGAAAATAAAGCCACACAACTATTTCAATTGGTTGGTGTGGATGAAGCCAATATTGCAAAAGGAAAAATAGCATTTATAACTCCTTTAGCAAAAGTTTTAATGCATAAAAAAGTTGGAGAACAAGCCATCTTAGATTTAGGATCCAGAAAAAGTACTTTTGAAATTTTGAAAATTGAGTATTAA
- the pyrF gene encoding orotidine-5'-phosphate decarboxylase codes for METKKDFFLECYQLGIIKFGRFTLKSGIESPFYVDLRPLASDPKILKKLANYMLDMLPLDNFDLICGVPYAALPMATAMSLESYLPLIIKRKEAKQYGTKKLLEGIYTQGQNCLLVEDVITSGASLLETIPEIENEGITVSDIVVVLDRQQGGKEILENKGFRVHTLFTISEVCSILKEEGHLSDDEVERINDFLAGNVVKFKEEKRISYEQKLDLCDHSVAQKLLEIAIEKKSNLIVSADVTTTQELLALAEKVGPHIVALKTHIDILIDFNSDQTILPLKDLATKYNFLLMEDRKFADIGNTQELQFAYGMYKISNWADLVTAQVIAGYDSLDCFRNVGVVAILGMSSKGTLTDSSYREEATKIALSHPNVFGGVAQNKIPNELLLFTPGINLADSGDGKGQQYNTPEHAFAQLETDFIIVGRGIYKSNDPEKSALTYRIAGWKAYEQSL; via the coding sequence ATGGAAACGAAGAAAGATTTTTTTCTCGAGTGTTATCAGCTCGGCATCATTAAGTTTGGAAGATTTACACTGAAGTCAGGTATTGAAAGTCCGTTTTATGTAGATTTACGTCCGTTGGCATCGGATCCAAAAATCCTGAAAAAGCTTGCTAACTATATGCTGGACATGCTTCCTCTGGATAATTTCGACTTGATTTGCGGGGTTCCGTATGCGGCACTTCCGATGGCGACTGCAATGTCTCTGGAAAGTTATCTGCCTTTAATTATCAAACGCAAAGAAGCCAAACAGTACGGCACCAAAAAATTACTGGAAGGCATTTACACGCAGGGGCAAAACTGCCTCCTGGTGGAAGATGTGATTACTTCCGGCGCTTCTTTATTAGAAACCATTCCGGAAATTGAAAATGAAGGAATTACCGTTTCTGATATCGTGGTGGTTTTAGACCGGCAACAGGGTGGAAAGGAAATTCTGGAAAACAAGGGATTCCGTGTTCATACGCTTTTTACGATTTCAGAAGTGTGTTCTATCTTGAAAGAGGAAGGCCATTTATCCGATGACGAAGTTGAAAGAATCAATGATTTTCTTGCCGGAAATGTGGTGAAATTCAAAGAGGAAAAAAGAATTTCTTATGAACAGAAACTGGATCTTTGTGACCATTCTGTCGCTCAGAAACTGCTGGAAATTGCGATTGAAAAGAAATCGAACCTGATTGTTTCCGCGGATGTTACTACTACACAGGAACTGTTGGCACTGGCTGAAAAAGTCGGACCACACATTGTCGCTTTGAAAACACATATCGATATCTTAATCGATTTCAATTCAGATCAAACCATTTTACCATTAAAAGATTTAGCTACCAAATACAATTTCCTTTTGATGGAAGACCGCAAATTTGCAGATATTGGAAACACCCAGGAATTACAGTTTGCGTACGGAATGTATAAAATATCGAACTGGGCAGATTTGGTAACGGCGCAGGTCATTGCCGGGTACGATTCCCTCGACTGTTTCAGAAATGTAGGCGTGGTTGCAATTTTGGGGATGTCCTCCAAAGGGACTTTAACAGATTCCAGTTACCGGGAAGAAGCAACAAAAATTGCCTTATCTCACCCCAATGTTTTTGGAGGAGTCGCCCAAAATAAGATTCCAAATGAACTTCTTTTGTTTACGCCTGGAATTAATTTGGCGGACTCTGGCGATGGAAAAGGACAACAATACAATACGCCTGAACATGCCTTTGCCCAACTGGAAACCGATTTCATTATCGTAGGAAGAGGCATTTACAAATCCAATGACCCTGAAAAATCGGCCCTGACTTACAGAATCGCAGGCTGGAAAGCGTATGAGCAAAGTCTTTAG